From one Parambassis ranga chromosome 5, fParRan2.1, whole genome shotgun sequence genomic stretch:
- the LOC114436846 gene encoding mucin-2-like isoform X3, whose translation MPRSLLLLLQVCSAQASHFYGTLMTYYPKETNADGSVRVVLHYKLNSRWCNFNEWTCVNCGTEVSNQPASFYNGSEFCEIGRIVTRLLPSSSPFQMVLNGGSWVSNINNITSMTALIHVDLRSRSDTGRANTSPQTNILPKLRVPSNCQRNFTLLAFDPDGDDVKCTEANSSLSECVQCTPPLSVLTLHTSCFVSYNPSIGNHQGNEGSYALQLMMVDFPMQTITLTNTSGSQEVKTTNDAISRIPIQFIVTVDPAVQICQEGFYLPRFLPPTPANRAQLFTFVGQTLEISIHAEANHSSISQLVFSGPSNMIQSVSGAGQFILTWTPSEAENGETHAICFVVEAELNRSAVYQSELRCVIVAVGSEKNFPTDMTTIQPATTPPAQPLNTTTQTSSTPCVTSQPSLTITITQAVPSTTCIPLTTQIPVTVTTPQTTTTPTTIITQATITIPSTTTTPQNITIAPTMVTTSSGQSTFTIPLTVTTANTTTAPTSPIIITITTPDTTTPGGTPVPTPTMQITTAAPTTTTAATTTTTTVSPTTTTNTTITAAMTTVPTTTTTPIPITPATTTFTTTLAPTTTTTPTTTTSAPITTAITPIPITTAPITHNTTSTAAATSAPTPAPPTTTSALTTTTAVSTSIATTPGTAPAGTTTTAATATTAESTLPPTASNTSTTAAATTTTNTTTTFTTPFPTITSPTTGNTTTELMTHTTTATTTSLAPDPTTNSTAATLTPNATTAIAITTAAPTLPPTTTTTTTISNTTIDTTAVATTEMTLPATTNATTATTTISNTTIDTTAVATTEMTLPATTTTAAASLTTTETTSNTTTATTITNTTIDTTVVETTEMTLPATTTTAAASLTTTETTSNTTTATTITNTTIDTTAVATTEMTLPATTNATTAAASLTTTETTSNTTTATTITNTTIDTTVVATTEMTLPATTNATTAAASLTTTETTSNTTTATTITNTTIDTIAVTTEMTLPATTNMTSTSAVNITDAASLPPNTTTATTITNETIDTTVVTTTEMTLPATTNATTATTTISNTTIDTTAVATTEMTLPATTNMTSTSAVNTSDAASLPPNTTTATTTTNATIDTTAVATTEMTLPATTNATTAAASLTTTETTSNTTTATTITNTTIDTTAVETTAMTLPATTNATTATTTAAASLTTTETTSNTITATTTTNATIDTTVVTTTDMTLPATTNATTATTTISNTTIDTTAVATTETTLPATTNATTATTTISNTTIDTTTVETTEMTLPATTTTAAASLTTTETTSNTTTATTITNTTIDTTAVATTEMTLPATTNATTAAASLTTTETTSNTTTATTITNTTIDTTVVATTEMTLPATTNATTAAASLTTTETTSNTTTATTITNTTIDTIAVTTEMTLPATTNMTSTSAVNITDAASLPPNTTTATTITNETIDTTVVTTTEMTLPATTNATTATTTISNTTIDTTAVATTEMTLPATTNMTSTSAVNTSDAASLPPNTTTATTTTNATIDTTAVATTEMTLPATTNATTAAASLTTTETTSNTTTATTITNTTIDTTAVETTAMTLPATTNATTATTTAAASLTTTETTSNTITATTTTNATIDTTVVTTTDMTLPATTNATTATTTISNTTIDTTAVATTETTLPATTNATTATTTISNTTIDTTTVETTEMTLPATTTTAAASLTTTETTSNTTTATTITNTTIDTTAVATTEMTLPATTNATTAAASLTTTETTSNTTTATTITNTTIDTTVVATTEMTLPATTNATTAAASLTTTETTSNTTTATTITNTTIDTIAVTTEMTLPATTNMTSTSAVNITDAASLPPNTTTATTITNETIDTTVVTTTEMTLPATTNATTATTTISNTTIDTTAVATTETTLPATTNATTATTTISNTTIDTTTVATTEMTLPATTNATTVAASLTTTETTSNTTTATTITNTTIDTTAVATTEMTLPATTNTTSTSAVNTTDAASLPPNTTTATTTISNTTIDTTAVETTAMTLPATTNATTATTTAAASLTTTETTSNTTTATTTTNATIDTTVVTTTDMTLPATTNATTATTTISNTTIDTTAVATTEMTLPATTNMTSTTAVNTTDAASLPPNTTTATTTISNTTIDTTAVATTEMTLPATTNATTATTTISNTTIDTTAVATTEMTLPATTTTAAASLTTTETTSNTTTATTITNTTIDTTAVATTAMTLPATTNATTATTTAAAPLTTTETMSNTTTPGQTTVAMTTAAPTLPQTTTDAPTTMAINTTDAASPSPNTTTATTTITNTTIDTTAVTTTEMTLPATTVAMTTAAKTTVASTTTTTTTASLSTTAATTTVATVAPTGTTTTTTPAPQPPTGGATTTTAATEPPQTTCLTSEQATTITVTLTQSIPSTTCTPLTTTNNLNVTVTTSTSSPTSTIVPVTKPSYVISLRGRISCTSTACEDDIRTIALQWFKDGLRNQGLPAGFMLSIASTTRINPQQ comes from the exons ATGCCacgctcactgctgctgctgctgcaggtctgcagCGCTCAGGCTTCTCATTTTTATGGCACTTTGATGACCTACTACCCAAAGGAAACTAACGCAGACGGATCAGTCAGG GTGGTTCTTCACTACAAGCTGAACTCGCGCTGGTGCAACTTCAACGAGTGGACCTGTGTGAACTGTGGGACTGAGGTCTCAAACCAGCCGGCTTCATTCTACAACGGCAGCGAGTTCTGTGAGATTGGACGAATCGTGACCCGCCTGCTTCCCAGCAGCTCTCCCTTTCAGATGGT GTTGAACGGAGGCAGCTGGGTCAGtaacatcaataacatcacATCAATGACAGCCCTGATCCACGTGGACCTGAGGAGCCGGTCTGACACCGGGCGCGCCAACACCTCACCACAGACCAACATCCTGCCAAAACTGAG AGTTCCTTCAAACTGTCAAAGGAATTTCACCTTGCTGGCGTTTGACCCCGACGGAGACGACGTTAAATGCACAGAAGCAAACTCCTCACTGTCAGAGTGTGTCCAATGTACGCCGCCTCTGTCCGTCCTCACCTTACACACA tcttgttttgtgtcataCAACCCCTCCATTGGCAATCACCAAGGTAATGAAGGTTCGTATgcgctgcagctgatgatggtGGACTTTCCCAtgcagaccatcacactgacAAACACCAGCGGGTCACAGGAAGTGAAAACAACCAACGACGCCATCAGCAGAATACCCATCCAGTTTATTGTGACAG TGGATCCTGCTGTGCAGATCTGCCAAGAAGGGTTTTATTTGCCCAGGTTCCTCCCCCCAACTCCCGCTAACAGagctcagctgttcacctttgTTGGTCAGACGCTGGAAATCAGCATCCACGCAGAGGCAAATCATTCGAG TATTTCTCAGCTGGTGTTCAGTGGCCCATCCAACATGATCCAGAGTGTATCTGGAGCAGGACAGTTCATCCTTACATGGACGCCATCTGAGGCTGAAAATGGAGAAACCCACGCCATCTGTTTCGTCGTGGAGGCAGAATTGAA tcgtaGCGCCGTGTATCAGTCAGAGCTTCGATGTGTCATTGTGGCTGTTGGCAGCG AGAAAAACTTTCCCACTGATATGACAACTATCCAACCAGCAACAACACCACCTGCACAGCCTCTcaatacaacaacacaaacttcAAGTACTCCCTGTGTGACATCGCAACCCAGCCTGACTATAACAATCACACAAGCAGTACCTTCTACAACATGTATACCACTAACAACACAAATTCCTGTGACTGTAACAacaccacaaacaacaacaacaccgaCTACAATTATAACACAAGCTACCATAACTATTCCATCAACAACGACTACACCACAAAACATCACTATTGCACCGACAATGGTGACAACATCGAGTGGGCAAAGCACGTTTACCATTCCGTTAACAGTGACTACAGCCAACACAACAACTGCGCCAACATCTCCAATTATAATCACCATAACTACACCGGACACAACAACACCAGGTGGAACGCCTGTTCCCACGCCAACTATGCAGATTACAACTGCTGCTCCAACAACAACCACTGCTGCTACAACAACTACTACAACAGTCTCTCCAACTACAACCACTAATACCACAATTACTGCAGCAATGACTACAGTTCCtaccacaacaaccacaccaaTTCCCATCACACCAGCTACTACTACATTCACCACCACACTAGCTCCCACCACCACGACAACTCCCACCACAACCACTTCAGCTCCTATCACAACAGCCATTACTCCAATTCCAATAACAACTGCACCGATCACACACAACACCACATCTACTGCTGCTGCAACATCTGCTCCAACACCTGCTCCTCCTACCACAACATCTGCTTTAACTACAACTACAGCAGTATCTACATCAATTGCTACAACACCAGGAACAGCGCCAGCTGGAACAACAACCACTGCTGCAACCGCAACAACTGCCGAGTCGACCCTCCCTCCAACCGCAAGTAATACCtccacaacagctgctgctacCACAACTACTAACACAACTACTACTTTTACAACACCTTTTCCAACAATTACTTCACCCACAACTGGTAACACAACTACTGAATTGATGACACACACAACTACAGCAACCACTACATCACTTGCACCTGATCCAACAACAAACTCAACAGCTGCAACATTGACACCTAATGCAACAACTGCTATTGCGATAACTACAGCAGCACCAACCCTTCCTCCAACCACAACTACTACAACCACCataagtaacacaacaataGACACTACTGCTGTGGCAACTACAGAAATGACACTTCCTGCAACCACAA ACGCAACCACTGCAACAACCacaataagtaacacaacaataGACACTACCGCTGTGGCAACTACAGAAATGACGCTTCCTGCAACCAcaaccacagcagctgcttcattgACAACTACAGAAACTACATCAAATACAACCACTGCAACAACAATAACTAACACAACAATAGACACTACTGTCGTGGAAACTACAGAAATGACGCTTCCTGCAACCAcaaccacagcagctgcttcattgACAACTACAGAAACTACATCAAATACAACCACTGCAACAACAATAACTAACACAACAATAGACACTACTGCCGTGGCAACTACAGAAATGACACTTCCTGCAACCACAA ACGcaaccacagcagctgcttcattgACAACTACAGAAACTACATCAAATACAACCACTGCAACAACAATAACTAACACAACAATAGACACTACTGTCGTGGCAACTACAGAAATGACACTTCCTGCAACCACAAACGcaaccacagcagctgcttcattgACAACTACAGAAACTACATCAAATACAACCACTGCAACAACAATAACTAACACAACAATAGACACTATTGCCGTGACAACAGAAATGACACTTCCTGCAACCACAAATATGACTTCCACATCTGCTGTTAACATaactgatgcagcatcacttcctCCAAACACAACCACTGCAACAACTATAACAAATGAAACAATAGACACCACTGTCGTGACAACTACAGAAATGACACTTCCTGCAACCACAAACGCAACCACTGCAACAACCacaataagtaacacaacaataGACACTACTGCTGTGGCAACTACAGAAATGACACTTCCTGCAACCACAAATATGACTTCCACATCTGCTGTTAACACAagtgatgcagcatcacttccaccaaacacaacaactgcaacaaccacaacaaacgCAACAATAGACACTACTGCTGTGGCAACTACAGAAATGACACTTCCTGCAACCACAAACGcaaccacagcagctgcttcattgACAACTACAGAAACTACGTCAAATACAACCACTGCAACAACAATAACTAACACAACTATAGACACTACTGCTGTGGAAACTACAGCAATGACACTTCCTGCAACCACAAATGCAACCACTGCAAcaaccacagcagctgcttcattgACAACTACAGAAACTACGTCAAATACAATCActgcaacaaccacaacaaatgCAACAATAGACACTACTGTCGTGACAACTACAGATATGACACTTCCTGCAACCACAAACGCAACCACTGCAACAACCacaataagtaacacaacaataGACACTACTGCTGTGGCAACTACAGAAACGACACTTCCTGCAACCACAAACGCAACCACTGCAACAACCacaataagtaacacaacaataGACACTACCACTGTGGAAACTACAGAAATGACGCTTCCTGCAACCAcaaccacagcagctgcttcattgACAACTACAGAAACTACATCAAATACAACCACTGCAACAACAATAACTAACACAACAATAGACACTACTGCCGTGGCAACTACAGAAATGACACTTCCTGCAACCACAA ACGcaaccacagcagctgcttcattgACAACTACAGAAACTACATCAAATACAACCACTGCAACAACAATAACTAACACAACAATAGACACTACTGTCGTGGCAACTACAGAAATGACACTTCCTGCAACCACAAACGcaaccacagcagctgcttcattgACAACTACAGAAACTACATCAAATACAACCACTGCAACAACAATAACTAACACAACAATAGACACTATTGCCGTGACAACAGAAATGACACTTCCTGCAACCACAAATATGACTTCCACATCTGCTGTTAACATaactgatgcagcatcacttcctCCAAACACAACCACTGCAACAACTATAACAAATGAAACAATAGACACCACTGTCGTGACAACTACAGAAATGACACTTCCTGCAACCACAAACGCAACCACTGCAACAACCacaataagtaacacaacaataGACACTACTGCTGTGGCAACTACAGAAATGACACTTCCTGCAACCACAAATATGACTTCCACATCTGCTGTTAACACAagtgatgcagcatcacttccaccaaacacaacaactgcaacaaccacaacaaacgCAACAATAGACACTACTGCTGTGGCAACTACAGAAATGACACTTCCTGCAACCACAAACGcaaccacagcagctgcttcattgACAACTACAGAAACTACGTCAAATACAACCACTGCAACAACAATAACTAACACAACTATAGACACTACTGCTGTGGAAACTACAGCAATGACACTTCCTGCAACCACAAATGCAACCACTGCAAcaaccacagcagctgcttcattgACAACTACAGAAACTACGTCAAATACAATCActgcaacaaccacaacaaatgCAACAATAGACACTACTGTCGTGACAACTACAGATATGACACTTCCTGCAACCACAAACGCAACCACTGCAACAACCacaataagtaacacaacaataGACACTACTGCTGTGGCAACTACAGAAACGACACTTCCTGCAACCACAAACGCAACCACTGCAACAACCacaataagtaacacaacaataGACACTACCACTGTGGAAACTACAGAAATGACGCTTCCTGCAACCAcaaccacagcagctgcttcattgACAACTACAGAAACTACATCAAATACAACCACTGCAACAACAATAACTAACACAACAATAGACACTACTGCCGTGGCAACTACAGAAATGACACTTCCTGCAACCACAA ACGcaaccacagcagctgcttcattgACAACTACAGAAACTACATCAAATACAACCACTGCAACAACAATAACTAACACAACAATAGACACTACTGTCGTGGCAACTACAGAAATGACACTTCCTGCAACCACAAACGcaaccacagcagctgcttcattgACAACTACAGAAACTACATCAAATACAACCACTGCAACAACAATAACTAACACAACAATAGACACTATTGCCGTGACAACAGAAATGACACTTCCTGCAACCACAAATATGACTTCCACATCTGCTGTTAACATaactgatgcagcatcacttcctCCAAACACAACCACTGCAACAACTATAACAAATGAAACAATAGACACCACTGTCGTGACAACTACAGAAATGACACTTCCTGCAACCACAAACGCAACCACTGCAACAACCacaataagtaacacaacaataGACACTACTGCTGTGGCAACTACAGAAACAACACTTCCTGCAACCACAAACGCAACCACTGCAACAACCacaataagtaacacaacaataGACACTACTACTGTGGCAACTACAGAAATGACACTTCCTGCAACCACAAACGCAACCACAGTGGCTGCTTCATTGACAACTACAGAAACTACGTCAAATACAACCACTGCAACAACAATAACTAACACAACTATAGACACTACTGCCGTGGCAACTACAGAAATGACACTTCCTGCAACCACAAATACGACTTCCACATCTGCTGTTAACacaactgatgcagcatcacttcctCCAAACACAACCACTGCAACAACCACAATAAGTAACACAACTATAGACACTACTGCTGTGGAAACTACAGCAATGACACTTCCTGCAACCACAAATGCAACCACTGCAAcaaccacagcagctgcttcattgACAACTACAGAAACTACGTCAAATACAACCActgcaacaaccacaacaaatgCAACAATAGACACTACTGTCGTGACAACTACAGATATGACACTTCCTGCAACCACAAACGCAACCACTGCAACAACCacaataagtaacacaacaataGACACTACTGCTGTGGCAACTACAGAAATGACACTTCCTGCAACCACAAATATGACTTCCACAACTGCTGTTAACacaactgatgcagcatcacttcctCCAAACACAACCACTGCAACAACCACAATAA gtaacacaacaataGACACTACTGCTGTGGCAACTACAGAAATGACACTTCCTGCAACCACAA ACGCAACCACTGCAACAACCacaataagtaacacaacaataGACACTACCGCTGTGGCAACTACAGAAATGACGCTTCCTGCAACCAcaaccacagcagctgcttctttgACAACTACAGAAACTACATCAAATACAACCACTGCAACAACAATAACTAACACAACAATAGACACTACTGCCGTGGCAACTACAGCAATGACACTTCCTGCAACCACAAATGCAACCACTGCAACaaccacagcagctgctccattGACAACTACAGAAACTATGTCAAATACAACCACACCTGGTCAAACAACTGTTGCTATGACTACAGCAGCACCAACCCTTCCTCAAACCACAACAGATGCTCCTACAACGATGGCTATTAACACAACTGATGCAGCATCGCCTTCTCCAAACACAACCACTGCAACGACAACAATAACTAACACAACAATAGACACTACTGCCGTGACAACTACAGAAATGACACTTCCTGCAACCACTGTGGCTATGACAACCGCTGCCAAGACAACGGTAGCTTCAACCACAACTACTACTACAACTGCTTCAttatcaaccactgctgctacCACTACAGTAGCTACTGTTGCACCAacaggaacaacaacaacaacaacacctgcCCCACAACCACCCACTGGTGGTGCAACTACTACAACTGCTGCTACAGAGCCTCCTCAGACAACTTGTTTAACTTCTGAACAAGCCACAACCATCACTGTGACTTTGACACAATCGATTCCCTCTACAACGTGCACCCCGCTGACAACAACCAATAATCTAAATGTAACTGTGACCACAAGTACAAGTTCACCCACAA GTACAATTGTTCCTGTGACCAAGCCATCAT ATGTCATCAGTCTGAGAGGGAGGATCTCCTGCACCTCGACGGCGTGTGAGGATGACATCAGGACAATTGCGCTCCAATGG TTTAAAGATGGACTAAGGAACCAAGGGCTGCCTGCAGGCTTCATGCTCAGCATTGCATCAACAACCCGCATCAACCCACAACAATGA